The DNA window CGTTGAAGGAGAAACGGGCCGACAAGCACGTCAAGGTAGCCCGCCGCGCTGCGGCCACCGAGGCGTCACTTCGCACTGAGAAGCGCTGAGGCGCAACACCGGTCGTTTGTAGGAGTTTCACCAATCGCCGATGGCCGGTGAGCTATGTTGCCAAATTAGCTACAACACAGCCGGTCTCGGCGGTGAGGCATACGCGGCGGTCGTTTACTTCTTCTCGTCGTCTGGCTTGTTCAGTGCCCGGTCCGCGCTACGCACGATGCTGCGGTGGAACTTGTACTGCGCGTCGACGAGCTGGTCAGCCAATTCGATCGCGGCGTCAACGATCTTCTTACGCAGCGGTTCTACGGACTCGGGAAGGGCTTGATCGACGGTGTCACGGAACCGACGCAAAGCGTTGGTCGCAGCCTCTTGTCCGGCCTTGGCCGAATCGCGCACCTCATCGACCAGTTCGGCTGCTCGAGGTGCCATCGTCTTCTTCTCATCGCCGTGGGTCATATCCGAATCTCCCCAATCTCTTTGGTCAGCCACTTGCTATGTCAACCGGAGGTTAACCGACGCCGGCGGTCGGCCCATACGGCCGAAGGTCACAGACTGAGCAGCCGATGGTCCGCATGCTCAGGCCGAGCCGCCCGGAGGGCCCCGCTGGCCCGGGCTGTCAGGTAGCGTGTCTGTACACCCGGGCAAGCCGACTTGAAGGGTTGTGATTTCGGACTGTCCCTGACGCACTCCCGTGCGTCGAACGTTGACTGCTGCGTACGTCGTCGATTGCGGCGTGCCTCGGTGGCTCATTACCTGCCGGCATGTATCGTCAACACATTGGACGTGCCCAACACCTCGGCTGCGGCCGGAGTGACGCATCATCTCGCGCCTGCCTACAGGGGGAGGCCCTGCCGCGGCGGCACCAACAGTATCTGCGCGCCCGGCGATCTCGGTCCGAACTCCGCGGGCCACATCCGACATATTCAACGCTTCACTCGGGCAAGCGCGGCCCACCGTTGAACGTCTCGACGGCGGTCAGCCACGGCGCCGTCGCGCCGGAACCAAAGGAATCGCCTTGAGCAAATTCACCGAAACGATGTTCCGTACCGCCCAGACCAGTTCGAAGGGCATGGTCACCGGAGAGCCGAATTGCCCCGTCCGGCATACCTGGGGTGAAGTGCACGAGCGGGCGCGTCGGATCGCAGGTGGCCTGGCCATGGGCGGCGTCGGCCGCGGTGATGCCGTCCCGGTGCTGGCGGGTGCTCCGGCCGAGATCGCGCCGGCGGGGCAGGGAATCTGGATGCGCGGCGCCAGCCTCACCATGCTCCACCAGCCCACCCCGCGCACCGATCTCGGACGCTGGGCCGACGAGACGATTGCCGTCATCAAGATGATCGGCGCCAAAACGGTCGTCGTCTCTGAGCCGTTCATGGCCGCAGTCCCACTGCTGTCCCAGTCGGGTACGCAAGTGCTGACGATCGAGCGGCTACTCGCCGGCGCCCCGATCGATGCGGTCGAGACCGACGACTACGACGTTGCGCTGCTGCAGTTGACCTCGGGTTCTACCGGGTCGCCCAAGGCCGTACAGATCTCACACCGCAATGTCGTATCAAACGCCGAAGCGATGTTGGTCGGCGCGAAAGTCGACATCGATACCGACGTAATCGTGAGCTGGTTGCCACTGTTCCACGACATGGGACTTACCGGCTTCTTAACCGTGCCAATGTATTTCGGCGCAGAGTTAGTCAAGGTCACTCCGATGGACTTTCTGCGCGACACGTTGTTGTGGGCGAAGCTCATCGACAAATACAAGGGCACGATGACCGCGGCGCCGAACTTTGCCTACACGTTGTTTGCCAGGCGCCTCCGAAAACTGGCCGAGCCCGGCCAGTTCGACCTGTCCAGCTTGCGCTGGGCGTTGTCGGGATCCGAACAAGTCGAACCCGCCGACGTCGAAGACCTCTGCGAAGCCGGGAAGCCGTTTGGGCTACGTCCCGAGGCGATCCTCCCGGCTTATGGCATGGCCGAGACGACCGTGGCGGTGTCGTTCACCGAGTGCGGCGCGGGGCTGGGGGTTGATGAGGTTGACGCCAATCTGCTCGCCCTACTGCAGCGAGCCGTCCCGGCGACCAAAGGAAAAACCCGGCGGCTGGCCACGCTAGGCCGTCCTCTACAGGGGATGGAGGCCCGCGTCGTTGACGACGACGGCAATATCCTGCCCGCCCGGGGTGTCGGCGTCATCCACGTGCGCGGAGAATCCGTGACGCAGGGCTACGCGACGATGGGCGGTTTCCTTGCGGCACGAGATGACCGGGGTTGGTACGACACCGGCGACCTTGGGTACCTCACCGAGACCGGCCAGATCGTCGTCTGCGGCCGGGTCAAGGACGTGATCATCATGGCCGGCCGCAACATCTACCCAGCCGACATCGAGCGCGCCGCCGGACGCGTCTCCGGCGTGCGACCCGGCTGCGCGGTGGCGGTGCGCCTGGACGCCGGGCACTCGCGGGAGAGCTTCGCTGTCGCAGTGGAGTCCAGCAACTGGCACGATCCCGCCGACGTGCGCCGCATCGAGCATCAAGTGGCCCACGAGGTAGTTGCCGAGGTCGACGTCCGGCCCCGCAACGTCACTGTGCTTGAGCCGGGGATGATTCCCAAGACCCCGTCGGGAAAGCCTAGGCGCAGCCATACGCTGGCGCTGATCGACTGACCGCGCGGGAGCCGGCGACGAATAGATCTGTCATCCATGAGGGCAGCACCCTCAAGGGGGTATGTTGAGCGACTTCGACACCCAGCCCGCTCGCAAAGCGTCGTCCGAACTCTTGGGGTTGACCCCTGATGGTGGACACCTGACTGGTGGGACTGCTGGTCCCGCGGGAAGGATGCCCGTATGTCGGGTAAGCGTCGCAAGTACACCCCGGAGTTTCGGGAGCAGGCTGCCCGCCTGGTGATTGAGACCGGTCGGCCGGTGGCTCATGTGGCCGCCGAGATCGGGGTTGGTGATCAAGTGCTGGGGCGTTGGGTGCGCCTCCAACGCTAAGCGGCCGGAGCTGGCGATACTGGCGCGGTGCTAGATGCTGATGAACGCGCCGAGCTGGAGCGCTTGCGTAAAGAGAACGCCGAATTACGTTTGGACCGTGAATTTTTGAAAAAAGCCGCGGCCTTCTTCGTCTCCGAACAGCACCGGTAGAAGCCTACCGGGTGATCGAGGCGGAGAAGGCCACTTACACGGTTAAGCGGATGTGCGAGTGCCTGGAGGTGTCGCGCTCGGGGTACTACAAATGGCGCAAATCCCGCGAGCGCGGACCGAGTCCGGCTCAGCAGCGACGCACCGAGTTGGATGCCAAGGTCGCGAAGTTCCACGCCGCCTCCGACGGCGTCTACGGTGCCCCGCGCATCCTGGCCGATCTACGCGATGACGGTGAGCGGGTGTCGCGCAAGACGGTGGCTGCCTCACTGCGCCGGCAGGGCCTGGCCGGGATCTGTCCGCGGCGGTTCGCGCCGGCCACCACGGTGATTGACCTGGATGCTGCGGTGCCTAAAGACCTGGTCAAGCGCCGCTTCGACACCGGGATCCTCAACCGCGTGTGGACTTCGGATATCACCTATTTGGGCACGGGTGAGGGCTGGCTTTATCTGTGCGCGGTCCGCGACGGCTGCTCACGGCGGGTGATCGGCTGGGCCGTCGACGATTACTTGCACACCGATCTGGTGCAGGCCGCCGTGGAGATGGCTGTGGCGATGCGCGGTGAGCTCGCCGAGCAGGTCGTGTTGCACGCGGATCGCGGCTGTCAGTACACCTCAGCACAGCTCGCGCGGTTCGCCCATGAGCACAACCTGGCCCGTTCAGTTGGCCGCACCGCGGTGTGTTGGGACAACGCCCAGCAGGAATCATTCTGGGCGACATTGAAAGTCGAGTTCTACGACCGATACCTGTGGCCGACCAAGGTGGCCGCCAAGCTCGCCGTCGGCGACTGGATCGAGCGGGTCTATAACCGACGCAGACGTCATTCGGCCCTCGCTATGATGAGGCCGGTCGAGTTCGAAGACCGACTCAATCAGACGGCACAAGCCGCCTGACCCTGTGTCCACCGAACGGGGTCAAGCCCAGGTCCGGCAGAACCATGAGTTCCGACCGTGCGATCGAACAGGTGCCG is part of the Mycobacterium sp. HUMS_12744610 genome and encodes:
- a CDS encoding fatty acyl-AMP ligase, giving the protein MSKFTETMFRTAQTSSKGMVTGEPNCPVRHTWGEVHERARRIAGGLAMGGVGRGDAVPVLAGAPAEIAPAGQGIWMRGASLTMLHQPTPRTDLGRWADETIAVIKMIGAKTVVVSEPFMAAVPLLSQSGTQVLTIERLLAGAPIDAVETDDYDVALLQLTSGSTGSPKAVQISHRNVVSNAEAMLVGAKVDIDTDVIVSWLPLFHDMGLTGFLTVPMYFGAELVKVTPMDFLRDTLLWAKLIDKYKGTMTAAPNFAYTLFARRLRKLAEPGQFDLSSLRWALSGSEQVEPADVEDLCEAGKPFGLRPEAILPAYGMAETTVAVSFTECGAGLGVDEVDANLLALLQRAVPATKGKTRRLATLGRPLQGMEARVVDDDGNILPARGVGVIHVRGESVTQGYATMGGFLAARDDRGWYDTGDLGYLTETGQIVVCGRVKDVIIMAGRNIYPADIERAAGRVSGVRPGCAVAVRLDAGHSRESFAVAVESSNWHDPADVRRIEHQVAHEVVAEVDVRPRNVTVLEPGMIPKTPSGKPRRSHTLALID